One genomic window of Cannabis sativa cultivar Pink pepper isolate KNU-18-1 chromosome 2, ASM2916894v1, whole genome shotgun sequence includes the following:
- the LOC115718797 gene encoding calcium-dependent protein kinase 34, with product MGNCCSQGKTNDNGQDTIKAGSTPENNSDDINNNNNNGRGKNSNNAGPANGNNKANNQAASAGSTKNNSKPAPIGAVLGRPMEDVRSTYNIGKELGRGQFGVTHLCTHKVSGEQFACKTIAKRKLVNKEDVEDVRREVQIMHHLTGQPNIVELKGAYEDKHSVHLVMELCAGGELFDRIIAKGHYTERAAASLLRTIVQIVHTCHSMGVIHRDLKPENFLLLNKDENSPLKATDFGLSVFYKQGEVFKDIVGSAYYIAPEVLKRRYGPEVDIWSVGVMLYILLCGVPPFWAESEHGIFNAILRGHIDFTSDPWPSISTGAKDLVRKMLHSDPKQRLTAFQVLTHPWIKEDGEAPDTPLDNAVLNRLKQFKAMNQFKKVALRVIAGCLSEEEIMGLKQMFKGMDTDNSGTITLEELKHGLAKQGTKLSEVEVKQLMEAADADGNGTIDYDEFITATMHMNRMDREEHIYTAFQHFDKDNSGYITTEELEQALREFGMHDGRDIKEIISEVDADNDGRINYDEFVAMMRKGNPDANPKKRRDDVFV from the exons ATGGGCAATTGTTGCTCTCAAGGCAAGACCAATGATAATGGACAAGACACCATTAAGGCAGGTTCAACCCCAGAAAACAACTCAGAcgacattaataataataataacaatggtCGTGGAAAAAACTCTAATAATGCAGGGCCAGCTAATGGTAATAACAAGGCCAATAACCAAGCAGCCTCAGCAGGTTCAACCAAGAATAATTCGAAGCCTGCCCCGATCGGCGCAGTGTTGGGGAGGCCTATGGAAGATGTTAGATCGACATACAACATTGGTAAGGAGCTTGGGCGTGGACAGTTTGGGGTGACACATTTGTGCACTCACAAGGTGAGTGGGGAGCAATTTGCTTGCAAAACAATTGCCAAAAGAAAGCTTGTGAATAAGGAGGACGTTGAGGATGTGAGGCGAGAGGTTCAGATTATGCACCATTTGACTGGTCAGCCTAACATTGTTGAGCTTAAAGGAGCTTATGAGGACAAGCATTCTGTCCATTTGGTCATGGAGTTGTGCGCCGGTGGTGAGCTTTTCGATCGGATTATCGCTAAGGGACACTACACCGAACGAGCTGCTGCTTCTCTTCTCAGGACTATTGTTCAGATTGTTCACACTTGTCATTCCATGGGAGTCATTCATAGAGATCTCAAGCCTGAGAATTTCCTTTTGCTTAATAAGGATGAGAATTCTCCTCTTAAGGCTACAGATTTTGGTCTCTCTGTTTTTTATAAACAAG GTGAAGTGTTCAAAGACATTGTTGGTAGCGCATATTACATTGCTCCTGAAGTCTTGAAGAGAAGATATGGGCCAGAAGTTGATATATGGAGTGTTGGGGTCATGTTATATATCCTTTTATGTGGTGTCCCACCTTTTTGGGCAg AATCGGAACATGGGATTTTCAATGCAATCTTGCGTGGTCATATTGATTTCACAAGTGATCCATGGCCTTCAATTTCAACTGGAGCAAAGGATCTTGTAAGGAAAATGTTGCATTCAGATCCCAAACAGAGATTGACAGCTTTCCAAGTTCTTA CTCATCCATGGATTAAGGAAGATGGTGAAGCACCAGATACTCCTCTTGACAATGCTGTACTCAACAGGCTCAAACAATTCAAAGCTATGAATCAATTCAAGAAAGTTGCTTTAAGG gttatTGCCGGGTGTTTATCAGAAGAAGAAATCATGGGATTAAAACAAATGTTTAAAGGAATGGATACTGACAATAGTGGGACCATAACACTTGAGGAGCTCAAGCATGGATTAGCCAAACAAGGAACAAAGCTTTCTGAAGTTGAAGTTAAACAATTAATGGAAGCT GCTGATGCTGATGGGAATGGGACCATAGACTATGATGAGTTCATTACAGCCACAATGCACATGAATCGTATGGACAGAgaagaacatatatatactgCTTTCCAACACTTTGACAAAGATAACAGCGG GTACATAACGACTGAAGAACTAGAGCAAGCTCTCCGTGAATTTGGCATGCATGATGGAAGGGACATAAAAGAAATCATTTCTGAAGTTGATGCCGATAAT GATGGGCGAATCAACTATGATGAATTTGTGGCTATGATGAGAAAAGGAAACCCAGATGCTAATCCAAAGAAGAGACGTGATGACGTATTTGTTTGA
- the LOC115721294 gene encoding uncharacterized protein LOC115721294 gives MKSNLLDNMPWLRTQTNKLNNDMVASIESNTSDALLVEDTKQKTSLDVKFWKWSFISFVPWVTPHGKKTPTTINRGLRKRALPRGGVDNELRGAPVRFKPYVSKVPWHTGVRAFLSQLFPRYGHYCGPNWSSGKDNGSLVWDKRPIDWLDFCCYCHDIGYDTHDQAKLLKADLAFLECLERKNMTTKGDVHVAHLYRTMCITGLRNLLIPYRTHLLKLQSAQPLIQFGWLSNVGWKSWSVQKS, from the exons atgaagtcaaATTTACTTGATAACATGCCTTGGCTTAGAACCCAAACAAACAAATTGAACAATGATATGGTTGCATCCATTGAATCCAATACTAGTGATGCACTATTAGTAGAAGACACAAAGCAAAAGACTTCTCTTGATGTAAAATTTTGGAAGTGGTCTTTTATCTCCTTTGTTCCATGGGTGACTCCCCATGGTAAAAAGACACCAACTACTATAAATAGAGGGCTGAGAAAGCGTGCCCTGCCTCGAGGGGGAGTTGACAATGAGCTTCGGGGTGCCCCGGTGCGCTTTAAGCCATATGTGTCGAAGGTACCATGGCATACAGGCGTGAGAGCATTTCTTTCTCAGCTATTTCCCCGGTATGGGCATTATTGTGGACCCAATTGGTCAAGTGGGAAGGATAATGGATCGCTTGTTTGGGACAAACGACCTATTGATTGGTTGGATTTTTGCTGCTACTGCCATGATATTGGTTATGATACTCATGATCAAGCTAAGTTATTGAAGGCTGACTTAGCATTTCTTGAGTGTCTTGAGAGAAAGAATATGACTACTAAAGGAGATGTTCATGTTGCTCATCTTTACAGGACAATGTGCATTACAG GCTTAAGGAATTTACTAATTCCATACCGAACTCACCTACTAAAGCTACAATCAGCACAACCGCTAATTCAGTTTGGATGGCTAAGCAATGTAGGTTGGAAAAGTTGGAGCGTCCAGAAATCCTGA